Proteins encoded together in one Labeo rohita strain BAU-BD-2019 chromosome 21, IGBB_LRoh.1.0, whole genome shotgun sequence window:
- the rtknb gene encoding rhotekin 2b isoform X2, producing MFCRNQTSRATVARGSAMEMEVKRGRFRLSVLEDSAQDCEVQKRIEREVRIREGACKLLAACSQRDQALEASKTLLTSNSRILALMTQLQRMKEAQAMQKAGRRSSDGGPADERLPCTGKVAISNIRIPLMWKDSEYFKNKGELHQCAVFCLLQIGTEIHDTDLVIVDRTLTDICFDEPVIFTDVPPGFDLRVELYSCCVEEEFSMGFSTRRLSRLGSGSSKKFMATLEIAASCGSHSSGTGSGGSSPGGESPVLLPALSVRGPKYHLLAHTSLSLCHIQNSFRTHDLTISDTEDSSFWLPLYGSLCCQLVAQPLCMTQVVKCGKFKIRSETNPEDWKDVYGVLSGSDLKCYQQQDNTDSLETPLFTIPINKDTRVRATERDPALHTHSITISNQCGVETAYTILTYASEDTHNWMEAFWQHFYDMSQWKQCCNELMKIEEPSPKKMVAVTKQGSLYHEMVTEESNKKTKEKSCFAQS from the exons GACTGTGAGGTTCAGAAACGGATCGAGAGGGAGGTGAGGATCAGAGAAGGGGCCTGTAAGCTTTTAGCTGCATGTTCTCAGAGAGATCAGGCTCTGGAAGCTTCCAAGACTCTCCTCACATCCAACAGCCGCATACTGGCCCTCATGACCCAGCTGCAGCGCATGAAGGAAGCCCAGGCCATGCAGAAAGCAGGACGGAG GTCATCTGATGGTGGGCCTGCTGATGAGCGATTACCTTGTACTGGAAAAGTAGCCATTTCAA ATATTCGCATTCCTCTCATGTGGAAAGACTCtgagtattttaaaaacaaaggag aGCTGCACCAGTGTGCCGTGTTCTGTTTACTGCAGATTGGGACAGAGATTCACGATACAGATCTCGTAATAGTGGACAGGACGCTCACAGACATCTGTTTTGATGAACCAGTGATATT CACTGACGTGCCTCCAGGCTTTGACCTGCGGGTGGAGCTCTACAGCTGCTGTGTGGAGGAAGAATTCAGCATGGGCTTCTCCACTCGGAGGCTGAGCCGGCTGGGAAGTGGCTCCAGTAAGAAGTTCATGGCAACTTTAGAGATAGCAGCTTCTTGCGGTTCTCACAGCAGCGGAACCGGATCGGGAGGGAGTTCACCAGGAGGAGAATCACCGGTTCTGCTGCCTGCTCTGTCTGTACG GGGCCCTAAATATCACCTCCTGGCCCACACATCTCTGTCCCTGTGCCACATACAGAACTCTTTCCGAACACATGACCTGACAATATCAGACACGG AGGACTCCTCGTTCTGGTTGCCGCTCTACGGTAGTTTGTGCTGTCAGCTCGTGGCCCAGCCTCTCTGCATGACTCAAGTTGTTAAGTGCGGAAAATTTAAAATTCGG TCAGAGACCAATCCTGAGGACTGGAAAGATGTCTACGGTGTCCTGAGTGGGtcagatttaaaatgttaccaGCAGCAAGACAATACAGACTCTTTAGAAACACCACTGTTCACTATTCCCATTAACAAG GACACCCGTGTGCGTGCCACAGAGAGAGATCCAGCTCTACATACTCACAGTATCACCATATCAAACCAGTGTGGCGTTGAGACCGCATACACAATTCTCACGTACGCATCTGAAGACACACATAACTGGATGGAGGCCTTCTGGCAGCATTTCTATGACATGA GTCAGTGGAAACAGTGCTGCAATGAGCTCATGAAGATTGAGGAACCTTCTCCAAAGAAAATGGTGGCGGTGACAAAACAAGGCTCTCTGTATCATGAAATGG ttactgAAGAATCAAACAagaaaactaaagaaaaaagcTGTTTTGCGCAAAGCTGA
- the rtknb gene encoding rhotekin 2b isoform X1, which yields MFCRNQTSRATVARGSAMEMEVKRGRFRLSVLEDSAQDCEVQKRIEREVRIREGACKLLAACSQRDQALEASKTLLTSNSRILALMTQLQRMKEAQAMQKAGRRSSDGGPADERLPCTGKVAISNIRIPLMWKDSEYFKNKGELHQCAVFCLLQIGTEIHDTDLVIVDRTLTDICFDEPVIFTDVPPGFDLRVELYSCCVEEEFSMGFSTRRLSRLGSGSSKKFMATLEIAASCGSHSSGTGSGGSSPGGESPVLLPALSVRGPKYHLLAHTSLSLCHIQNSFRTHDLTISDTEDSSFWLPLYGSLCCQLVAQPLCMTQVVKCGKFKIRSETNPEDWKDVYGVLSGSDLKCYQQQDNTDSLETPLFTIPINKDTRVRATERDPALHTHSITISNQCGVETAYTILTYASEDTHNWMEAFWQHFYDMSQWKQCCNELMKIEEPSPKKMVAVTKQGSLYHEMVTQSSTQSRNHLSPLNRPVSSEIRSLLSTYYNDSY from the exons GACTGTGAGGTTCAGAAACGGATCGAGAGGGAGGTGAGGATCAGAGAAGGGGCCTGTAAGCTTTTAGCTGCATGTTCTCAGAGAGATCAGGCTCTGGAAGCTTCCAAGACTCTCCTCACATCCAACAGCCGCATACTGGCCCTCATGACCCAGCTGCAGCGCATGAAGGAAGCCCAGGCCATGCAGAAAGCAGGACGGAG GTCATCTGATGGTGGGCCTGCTGATGAGCGATTACCTTGTACTGGAAAAGTAGCCATTTCAA ATATTCGCATTCCTCTCATGTGGAAAGACTCtgagtattttaaaaacaaaggag aGCTGCACCAGTGTGCCGTGTTCTGTTTACTGCAGATTGGGACAGAGATTCACGATACAGATCTCGTAATAGTGGACAGGACGCTCACAGACATCTGTTTTGATGAACCAGTGATATT CACTGACGTGCCTCCAGGCTTTGACCTGCGGGTGGAGCTCTACAGCTGCTGTGTGGAGGAAGAATTCAGCATGGGCTTCTCCACTCGGAGGCTGAGCCGGCTGGGAAGTGGCTCCAGTAAGAAGTTCATGGCAACTTTAGAGATAGCAGCTTCTTGCGGTTCTCACAGCAGCGGAACCGGATCGGGAGGGAGTTCACCAGGAGGAGAATCACCGGTTCTGCTGCCTGCTCTGTCTGTACG GGGCCCTAAATATCACCTCCTGGCCCACACATCTCTGTCCCTGTGCCACATACAGAACTCTTTCCGAACACATGACCTGACAATATCAGACACGG AGGACTCCTCGTTCTGGTTGCCGCTCTACGGTAGTTTGTGCTGTCAGCTCGTGGCCCAGCCTCTCTGCATGACTCAAGTTGTTAAGTGCGGAAAATTTAAAATTCGG TCAGAGACCAATCCTGAGGACTGGAAAGATGTCTACGGTGTCCTGAGTGGGtcagatttaaaatgttaccaGCAGCAAGACAATACAGACTCTTTAGAAACACCACTGTTCACTATTCCCATTAACAAG GACACCCGTGTGCGTGCCACAGAGAGAGATCCAGCTCTACATACTCACAGTATCACCATATCAAACCAGTGTGGCGTTGAGACCGCATACACAATTCTCACGTACGCATCTGAAGACACACATAACTGGATGGAGGCCTTCTGGCAGCATTTCTATGACATGA GTCAGTGGAAACAGTGCTGCAATGAGCTCATGAAGATTGAGGAACCTTCTCCAAAGAAAATGGTGGCGGTGACAAAACAAGGCTCTCTGTATCATGAAATGG ttaCACAGTCATCCACCCAGAGCAGAAACCATCTTTCACCCCTGAACAGACCTGTTTCTTCTGAAATCCGAAGTCTTCTGTCCACCTATTATAATGACAG ttactgA